The following proteins are encoded in a genomic region of Ornithodoros turicata isolate Travis chromosome 6, ASM3712646v1, whole genome shotgun sequence:
- the LOC135397601 gene encoding calcium and integrin-binding protein 1-like, translating to MGARHSQITNEELQDYTALTYLSKKEVLHAFNRFKAISYSVIDKDKTARLPIEYIQRMPEFCNNPFKDRLLAVFSSAHDGRLSFEDFLDLLSILSDHAPVDAKLEYAFQVYDFDEDGTIGEDDLTQVLHRLTSAGEHSLAPGDVRKLTENILNEADLDRSGDLSLLEFQHCMLKNPDFASSFRIRL from the exons atgggtgCCCGTCACAGTCAGATTACTAATGAGGAGCTACAAGACTACACA GCGTTAACCTATCTTTCCAAGAAGGAAGTCTTGCA TGCATTCAACCGATTTAAAGCTATATCGTACAGCGTGATTGACAAAGATAAGACTGCCAGACTTCCCATTGAGTACATTCAGAGGATGCCGGAATTCTGC AACAATCCTTTCAAGGACCGGCTCCTCGCTGTATTTAGCTCGGCGCATGATGGCCGATTATCCTTCGAGGACTTCCTGGACTTGCTCTCGATATTAAGCGACCACGCACCGGTTGATGCAAAGTTGGAATACGCCTTCCAAGTTTACG ATTTTGACGAAGATGGGACGATTGGTGAAGATGACCTGACGCAAGTTCTACATCGTCTCACGTCTGCCGGAGAGCACAGCCTAGCACCTGGAGACGTTCGGAAGCTGACTGAAAATATATTAAACGAAGCCGACCTGGACCGAAGCGGTGATCTGTCTCTGTTGGAGTTTCAGCACTGCATGTTGAAGAATCCGGACTTTGCCAG CTCCTTCCGGATTCGGTTGTGA